The uncultured Roseibium sp. genome contains a region encoding:
- a CDS encoding reductive dehalogenase has protein sequence MGIRFFSDRNRPVHLGPYPLERLKRQSALPDLSAVPAMRPLSFHRPEQLESIVNAMGEYQAMMDAIRDGLVNRTQSEIPVDPLERANHLKAFGYFSDASMIGTGPLPQETLLAEPFRNPDIDRLAHDLKTRQTKTLASGIDMIMVDLKESMEAPPRDIGGHRHAIVFLYEHFRDPNPDEAGADWILDAQAHRGALRATETAVVIANYIRLLGFDARAHTASSSDVDLGKLAVAAGLVSAEDGALVAPWLGTRFSVAAITTEMEIAHDAPLAPMGKQPWFKTLGPAWWLGKGFAKNAFNRDPYSARDYVAGAHPFEKLKRVDTPTTYIDEANVARVPKRADMFARAQFGDMGKPCQDGAKGGHYARKAAPSFAQRRALGAFVLLQDGPANPDGAKPTDAERNAANIKAATYFLGVDAVGLSRCPDWSWYSHDAAGEPLDPPHDQAVSMIIDQGYETMEGASGDDWISVAQSMRAYLRFSLLGGVIAKHIRNLGYKAKAHTVMDGEVLQPPLLLLSGLGEVSRIGEVILNPYLGPRLKSGVVTTDMPMAHDRPIDFGLQNFCENCNKCARECPSGAITAGPKLMFNGYEIWKSDSQKCATYRITTPGGAMCGRCMKTCPWNLEGLFSEAPFRWAASNIPAAAPLLAKLDDAVGNGGLNDVKKWWWDIELEEDGAYRPTKHPLNRRDLQKDLDLKYEDQTMAVYPAPLAPHPWPYPFPMDREAGIEAYQAMVTAEEYQQRLAAGDASVIHRYVNDGDSPVIRVEVAKVEKMTPDVTKYEFRTLDGSDLPEWTAGAHLDIVVAPEFLRQYSMSGDPADRSKYQIAVLREDHGRGGSKLMHRIFSEGRKIFISRPINHFELDETATKSFLMGGGIGITPMIAFAHRLHALGKDFELHYSASRRDGAGFLEDLPTFPWADKVRYHFSDEGTRADLDAILNGYRDGWHVYTCGPDRYMTGVIDAATRQGFPEEARHLEYFSVPEQPDYVNHDFVLKLKDGRELLVPADHTAADVLNANGFHIDIKCSDGICGVCKCGLVSGEVEHRDFVLSKKQRETSIILCQSRAKDEGGVLELDL, from the coding sequence ATGGGGATCAGGTTTTTTTCCGACCGGAATCGTCCGGTTCATTTAGGCCCCTATCCGCTCGAACGCCTGAAGCGCCAGTCTGCCCTTCCGGATCTTTCCGCCGTGCCGGCGATGCGGCCGCTCAGCTTCCACCGGCCAGAGCAACTGGAAAGCATCGTCAACGCGATGGGCGAATACCAGGCGATGATGGACGCCATTCGCGACGGGCTGGTCAACAGGACCCAATCGGAGATCCCGGTGGACCCGTTGGAGCGCGCCAATCACCTGAAGGCCTTCGGCTATTTCAGCGACGCCTCCATGATCGGCACTGGCCCTTTGCCGCAAGAGACGCTGCTTGCCGAACCGTTCCGCAACCCGGATATCGACCGACTCGCCCATGACCTGAAGACCCGTCAGACCAAGACGCTTGCCTCCGGCATCGACATGATTATGGTGGACCTAAAGGAAAGCATGGAAGCCCCGCCGCGCGATATCGGCGGCCACCGGCACGCGATCGTCTTCCTCTACGAGCATTTCCGCGATCCGAATCCGGACGAAGCCGGCGCCGACTGGATCCTGGATGCCCAGGCCCATCGCGGCGCCTTGAGGGCGACCGAGACCGCGGTGGTGATCGCCAACTATATCCGCCTGCTCGGCTTCGACGCCCGTGCCCATACCGCAAGCTCTTCCGATGTGGATCTCGGCAAGCTGGCGGTCGCCGCCGGTCTGGTGAGCGCGGAAGACGGCGCACTGGTGGCGCCCTGGCTCGGCACCCGGTTTTCTGTCGCGGCGATCACCACGGAAATGGAAATCGCCCATGACGCGCCGCTGGCGCCGATGGGCAAACAGCCCTGGTTCAAAACCCTTGGCCCCGCATGGTGGCTCGGCAAGGGCTTTGCCAAGAACGCCTTCAATCGCGACCCCTATTCGGCCCGGGACTATGTCGCTGGTGCCCATCCGTTCGAGAAGCTGAAGCGGGTCGACACGCCGACCACCTATATCGACGAGGCCAATGTGGCCCGCGTGCCCAAGCGTGCCGACATGTTCGCCCGCGCCCAGTTCGGCGACATGGGCAAACCCTGTCAGGACGGCGCCAAAGGCGGTCACTATGCCCGCAAGGCGGCCCCCAGTTTCGCCCAACGCCGTGCGCTCGGCGCCTTCGTTCTGCTGCAGGACGGCCCGGCGAACCCGGATGGCGCGAAGCCAACGGATGCGGAACGCAACGCGGCCAACATCAAGGCGGCGACCTATTTTCTCGGCGTCGACGCGGTCGGCCTGTCCCGCTGTCCGGACTGGAGCTGGTATTCCCACGATGCCGCGGGAGAGCCGCTCGACCCGCCCCACGACCAGGCCGTGTCGATGATCATCGACCAGGGTTACGAGACCATGGAGGGCGCATCCGGGGACGACTGGATTTCCGTGGCCCAGTCCATGCGCGCCTACCTGCGTTTCTCCCTGCTCGGCGGCGTGATCGCCAAGCACATCCGCAATCTCGGCTACAAGGCCAAGGCGCACACGGTGATGGACGGTGAGGTGCTGCAGCCGCCGCTTCTGCTGCTCTCCGGTCTCGGCGAGGTCAGCCGTATCGGTGAAGTGATCCTGAACCCCTATCTCGGGCCCCGGCTCAAGTCCGGCGTGGTCACCACCGACATGCCGATGGCCCACGACCGGCCCATCGACTTCGGCCTGCAGAACTTCTGCGAGAACTGCAACAAATGCGCCCGCGAATGCCCGTCGGGCGCGATCACCGCCGGGCCGAAGCTGATGTTCAACGGCTACGAGATCTGGAAATCCGACAGCCAGAAATGCGCCACCTACCGCATCACCACCCCGGGCGGCGCCATGTGCGGCCGCTGCATGAAGACCTGCCCGTGGAACCTGGAGGGCCTGTTTTCTGAGGCCCCGTTCCGATGGGCGGCGTCGAACATTCCCGCCGCAGCCCCGCTGCTGGCGAAGCTGGACGACGCGGTCGGCAACGGCGGGTTGAACGACGTGAAGAAATGGTGGTGGGACATCGAGCTGGAGGAGGACGGCGCCTACCGGCCGACCAAACATCCGCTCAACCGGCGCGATCTGCAAAAGGATCTGGACCTGAAATACGAGGACCAGACCATGGCCGTCTATCCGGCCCCGCTCGCCCCGCACCCCTGGCCCTATCCGTTCCCCATGGACCGGGAGGCCGGCATCGAAGCCTATCAGGCCATGGTGACGGCGGAGGAATATCAGCAGCGCCTGGCCGCAGGCGATGCCTCCGTCATTCACCGCTATGTCAACGACGGCGACAGCCCGGTGATCCGGGTCGAGGTCGCAAAGGTGGAGAAGATGACGCCGGACGTCACCAAGTACGAGTTCCGCACGCTCGACGGCAGTGACCTGCCCGAATGGACCGCCGGCGCCCATCTCGACATCGTCGTCGCCCCGGAATTTTTACGCCAGTATTCCATGTCCGGCGATCCGGCGGATCGCTCCAAGTACCAGATCGCGGTGCTGCGGGAGGACCATGGCCGCGGCGGTTCGAAGCTGATGCACCGGATCTTTTCCGAAGGCCGAAAGATCTTTATCTCAAGGCCGATCAACCATTTCGAACTGGACGAGACCGCGACCAAGAGCTTCCTCATGGGCGGCGGCATCGGCATCACCCCGATGATCGCCTTCGCCCACCGCCTGCATGCGCTGGGCAAGGACTTCGAGCTGCACTATTCGGCAAGCAGGCGGGACGGTGCCGGCTTCCTCGAAGACCTGCCGACATTCCCGTGGGCCGACAAGGTGCGTTACCACTTCTCCGACGAAGGGACCCGCGCCGATCTGGACGCGATTCTGAACGGCTACCGCGACGGCTGGCACGTCTACACCTGCGGGCCGGACCGCTACATGACCGGCGTGATCGACGCCGCCACCCGCCAGGGTTTCCCGGAAGAGGCGCGGCACCTGGAATATTTCTCCGTGCCGGAACAGCCCGACTACGTGAACCACGACTTCGTCCTGAAGCTGAAGGACGGCCGCGAACTGCTGGTGCCGGCGGATCACACCGCCGCCGACGTGCTAAACGCCAACGGGTTCCACATCGACATCAAATGCTCCGACGGCATCTGCGGCGTCTGCAAATGCGGCCTCGTCTCCGGCGAGGTCGAGCACCGCGACTTCGTGCTTTCAAAGAAACAGCGCGAGACGTCGATCATCCTGTGCCAGAGCCGGGCGAAGGACGAGGGCGGGGTGTTGGAGCTTGATTTGTGA
- a CDS encoding LysR family transcriptional regulator produces MRKIDYSDLDGKTLRAFLTILEESSVSKAADQLGVTQSAVSHTLAKLRHVLGDPLFVRSGQGLTPTERALALKEPVQAVLDGMKGLTEGRPFDPLAEDMRFAIAANDLQRELIFPPLLREAREQGIRLRLDFLVSGVPDPIILRDDRCQIMLTPLPPDGRDIFQKRLVTTRMMVFYDADRRDPPRSWEEYCACEHVDVRFEDGRSSKEVLRGVDQNQIRPATVTVPYFNAIPAFIKGSDLISTDTKLQHLGPLRELACAPLPFDCEPVSIYMVWHQRSTTDPAHRWLRRMIERIAATLPAAGG; encoded by the coding sequence ATGAGAAAAATCGATTATTCCGACCTGGACGGCAAGACCCTCCGGGCCTTTCTCACGATCCTGGAAGAGTCTTCGGTTTCCAAGGCTGCCGACCAGCTGGGCGTGACCCAGTCGGCCGTCAGCCATACGCTGGCGAAACTGCGCCACGTGCTCGGCGATCCCCTGTTCGTGCGCTCCGGCCAGGGCCTGACGCCGACGGAACGGGCGCTGGCGCTGAAGGAACCGGTGCAGGCGGTGCTCGACGGCATGAAGGGACTGACGGAAGGCCGGCCGTTCGATCCGCTCGCCGAAGACATGCGCTTCGCGATTGCCGCCAACGACCTGCAGCGCGAACTGATCTTTCCGCCGCTGCTGCGCGAAGCGCGCGAACAGGGCATCCGGCTGCGGCTGGATTTTCTCGTCTCCGGCGTGCCCGATCCGATCATCCTGCGCGACGACCGCTGCCAGATCATGCTGACACCCCTGCCCCCGGACGGACGCGACATCTTTCAGAAGCGCCTCGTCACGACCCGGATGATGGTGTTTTACGATGCCGACCGGCGCGACCCGCCGCGCTCATGGGAGGAGTATTGCGCCTGCGAGCACGTGGATGTGCGGTTCGAAGACGGACGCAGTTCAAAAGAAGTCCTGCGCGGCGTCGACCAGAACCAGATCCGGCCGGCCACGGTGACCGTGCCCTATTTCAACGCCATCCCCGCCTTCATCAAGGGCAGCGACCTGATCTCGACGGACACCAAGTTGCAGCATCTTGGACCTTTACGCGAGCTCGCCTGCGCCCCCCTGCCCTTCGACTGCGAGCCGGTCTCCATTTACATGGTCTGGCACCAGCGCTCGACCACGGACCCCGCCCACCGCTGGCTGAGGCGCATGATCGAACGCATTGCGGCGACGCTGCCGGCGGCGGGTGGTTAG
- a CDS encoding ChaN family lipoprotein gives MTGSMSRRLIVKGLVAGLVLLPAMLGQPALSHADEGGDWQSWTTDGAVTSGVIGRIWSVEKQVFIDPSALVENLNDVRFVLVGETHDNPAHHRLQAFLTGAIAPDRPATVVMEMLTEDQAPAIAKFMALSGKSAERFGKAVSWEKSGWPDYAIYEPIIAAALKRGADIRAGLPGKSETRAIGKDGLTALTEDQQKGLRLSAGLPEDLSADLNDEIISSHCDLLPDAMVPNMMAVQRYRDAYLADALRQTPADGPAILIAGGGHVRKDRGVPYYLEPSDGAAVTVSLLEIDPERSEADVLADAREDKTADYIWFTPKIDREDPCETLRKRFSEQKKDG, from the coding sequence ATGACAGGCTCGATGTCGCGGCGTTTGATTGTCAAAGGTCTGGTGGCAGGCCTTGTCCTGCTGCCCGCAATGCTCGGACAACCGGCCTTGTCTCATGCGGATGAGGGAGGCGACTGGCAAAGCTGGACCACCGACGGCGCCGTGACGAGTGGTGTCATCGGCCGGATCTGGTCCGTTGAAAAACAGGTCTTCATTGACCCGTCAGCGCTGGTCGAGAACTTGAACGATGTCCGGTTTGTGCTTGTCGGCGAGACCCACGACAATCCCGCCCACCACCGGCTGCAAGCCTTTCTGACCGGCGCCATCGCGCCGGATCGTCCTGCCACGGTGGTCATGGAAATGCTCACCGAGGATCAGGCCCCGGCGATCGCCAAATTCATGGCGTTGTCGGGTAAATCGGCGGAGCGCTTCGGCAAGGCCGTCTCCTGGGAAAAATCCGGCTGGCCGGACTATGCGATCTATGAGCCGATCATCGCAGCCGCCTTGAAGCGCGGCGCTGATATCCGGGCGGGTCTGCCCGGCAAGAGCGAGACCCGCGCCATCGGCAAGGACGGCCTGACCGCCCTGACCGAAGACCAGCAAAAAGGTCTGCGGCTATCCGCCGGTTTGCCGGAAGACCTGTCCGCGGATCTGAACGACGAGATCATCTCCTCCCACTGCGATTTGCTGCCGGACGCCATGGTGCCGAACATGATGGCCGTCCAGCGCTATCGGGACGCCTATCTGGCCGACGCCCTGCGCCAGACACCAGCCGACGGTCCGGCCATCCTGATTGCCGGCGGCGGCCACGTGCGCAAAGACCGGGGTGTGCCGTACTACCTGGAGCCGTCGGACGGCGCAGCGGTCACGGTCAGCCTGCTGGAGATCGACCCGGAGCGGAGCGAGGCGGATGTGCTGGCGGACGCCCGCGAGGACAAAACCGCCGACTACATCTGGTTCACCCCGAAGATCGACCGCGAAGACCCCTGCGAGACCCTGCGCAAGCGGTTTTCGGAGCAGAAGAAAGACGGCTAG
- the panB gene encoding 3-methyl-2-oxobutanoate hydroxymethyltransferase: MSTQKPIRRTTAPQINRRKGGEPIVSLTSYHAHTAAIVDKYADFILVGDSLGMVMHGMESTVGVSLELMIMHGKAVVRGTQKALVVVDMPFGTYEESPSVAFRNAARIMKETQCGAVKLEGGARMAETIRFLTERGVPVMAHTGLTPQSTNVMGGFKTQGRDEDTWPMHVEDAKAVAEAGAFALVLEGMVEPLAARITKEVAIPTIGIGASAECDGQILVLEDMLGLNPTPPKFVKVFGNLGGQIEAAVKAYADEVKDRSFPTEEQVYR, encoded by the coding sequence ATGAGCACGCAAAAGCCCATTCGCCGGACGACCGCGCCGCAGATCAACCGCCGCAAGGGGGGGGAGCCGATTGTCTCGCTGACGTCCTATCACGCCCACACGGCGGCCATCGTCGACAAATACGCGGACTTCATTCTGGTGGGTGACAGCCTTGGCATGGTCATGCACGGCATGGAATCGACCGTCGGCGTCTCGCTCGAGCTGATGATCATGCACGGCAAGGCGGTTGTTCGCGGGACGCAGAAGGCATTGGTCGTCGTAGACATGCCATTCGGCACCTATGAGGAAAGCCCGTCGGTCGCCTTCCGCAATGCCGCGCGCATCATGAAGGAAACCCAGTGCGGTGCGGTCAAGCTCGAAGGCGGCGCGCGCATGGCCGAGACCATCCGGTTCCTGACCGAGCGCGGTGTCCCGGTGATGGCTCATACCGGCCTGACCCCGCAATCGACCAACGTCATGGGTGGCTTCAAGACGCAAGGCCGTGATGAGGACACTTGGCCGATGCATGTTGAAGATGCCAAGGCTGTCGCCGAGGCCGGCGCCTTCGCGCTCGTTCTGGAAGGCATGGTCGAACCGCTTGCCGCCCGGATCACCAAGGAGGTTGCCATTCCGACCATCGGTATCGGCGCATCGGCTGAATGCGACGGCCAGATCCTGGTGCTGGAAGACATGCTCGGCCTGAACCCGACACCGCCGAAATTCGTGAAGGTCTTCGGTAATCTTGGTGGCCAGATCGAGGCCGCCGTGAAAGCGTATGCCGATGAGGTCAAGGACCGGAGCTTCCCGACCGAAGAGCAGGTCTACCGCTAG
- the panC gene encoding pantoate--beta-alanine ligase, translating into MPGIRESQTMLTCPTKDAVRARVRALKREGLRVALVPTMGYLHEGHLSLVRAAAALADRVIVSIFVNPTQFGPNEDLATYPRDEERDLALLEKEGVDAVFMPSVEEMYGAGGDTFVEVPGLSGILQGALRPGHFRGVSTVVNKLFNIVQPDIAVFGEKDYQQLTIIRQMVRDLDMPLEIVGHPTVREEDGLAMSSRNVRLTPEQRLQAPILNKALCAAEDVAATGATVSDLETLIRTTLETASEGEIKSIDIRDAVTLAELDGPLEKSAVVLLAVRFGTVLLIDQRVIAPEIQNA; encoded by the coding sequence ATGCCCGGTATCAGGGAGAGCCAGACGATGCTGACGTGTCCGACCAAGGACGCTGTTCGCGCAAGGGTGAGGGCGTTGAAACGGGAGGGCCTGCGCGTCGCGCTTGTGCCCACCATGGGATATCTGCACGAAGGCCATCTGTCGCTGGTCCGTGCCGCGGCGGCTTTGGCTGATCGTGTGATTGTCTCCATCTTCGTCAACCCGACCCAGTTCGGTCCGAACGAGGACCTTGCCACCTATCCCCGCGATGAGGAACGGGACCTGGCGCTCCTGGAAAAGGAAGGCGTCGATGCCGTCTTCATGCCGAGCGTGGAAGAGATGTACGGCGCCGGCGGGGATACCTTCGTCGAGGTGCCGGGCCTGTCCGGCATCCTGCAGGGCGCGCTCCGTCCCGGCCATTTCCGCGGCGTCTCGACGGTGGTCAACAAACTGTTCAACATCGTCCAGCCGGATATCGCCGTCTTCGGCGAAAAGGACTACCAGCAGCTCACGATCATCCGCCAGATGGTGCGTGATCTCGACATGCCACTGGAGATCGTCGGTCATCCGACCGTGCGCGAAGAGGACGGGCTTGCCATGTCCTCGCGCAACGTGCGCCTGACACCGGAACAGCGCCTGCAGGCCCCGATCTTGAACAAGGCACTCTGCGCGGCGGAAGACGTCGCCGCAACCGGGGCAACCGTTTCGGACCTGGAAACCCTGATCCGAACCACGCTGGAAACGGCGTCGGAGGGGGAGATCAAGAGCATCGATATCCGCGACGCCGTCACGCTGGCGGAACTGGACGGTCCGCTGGAGAAATCGGCTGTCGTGCTTCTCGCCGTCCGCTTCGGCACCGTCCTGCTGATCGACCAGCGGGTGATTGCCCCTGAAATCCAAAACGCCTGA
- a CDS encoding thiamine pyrophosphate-binding protein → MTTGADIIAGKLHAAGCRHAFGIPGGEVLALMDSLDRAGLRFILVKHENAGGFMAEGGWHADGAPGVLLATLGPGAANAVNVVANAWQDRVPLIFLTGCVDAGEAESYTHQVFDHQQLLRPIVKASFSARLGALDVMMEKAMALALDGQSGPVHIDVPIQVAEGKTEEAWASAFHSRPSFGFAPAGLDLESACALFAKAERPIAIAGVDAVNEGVGAEITAFCKRFGVPLVTSYKGKGLLDERHDLALGGAGLSPKADGHLLPLINKSDCILLLGYDPIEMRINWRNPWGADAPVIEITPVLRTHGMHAARFILRSHVAPALEKLSESRPADAASWAGGEPAATKQALADTFAPEPDGWGPATAFHTLRTVMPDDTVATADSGAHRILVSQIWQCVAARGMLQSSALCTMGCALPLAMGHKVVDGKVPVLVFVGDAGLEMCLGELSTLRDLKIPVIVCVLVDSSLSLIELKQRSSQRPNVGVDFGETDFPAVARAYGGHGVWIVNKADLEREAADALQRETFTILACRIPARAYDGKF, encoded by the coding sequence ATGACGACCGGTGCCGATATCATTGCGGGCAAACTCCACGCAGCCGGCTGCCGCCACGCCTTCGGCATTCCCGGTGGCGAGGTGCTGGCGCTGATGGACAGTCTCGACCGGGCGGGGTTGCGTTTCATTCTGGTGAAGCACGAAAACGCCGGCGGCTTCATGGCCGAAGGCGGCTGGCATGCGGATGGCGCGCCGGGCGTGCTGCTTGCGACCCTCGGGCCGGGCGCGGCCAATGCGGTCAATGTCGTCGCCAACGCCTGGCAGGACCGGGTGCCGCTGATCTTCCTGACCGGCTGCGTCGATGCCGGGGAGGCGGAAAGCTACACCCATCAGGTCTTCGACCATCAGCAGCTCTTAAGACCGATTGTGAAGGCGAGCTTCTCCGCCCGCCTCGGCGCGCTTGACGTCATGATGGAAAAGGCGATGGCGCTCGCCCTGGACGGCCAGTCCGGACCGGTCCATATCGACGTGCCGATCCAGGTGGCTGAAGGCAAAACGGAAGAGGCCTGGGCCAGCGCGTTCCACTCGCGTCCGTCATTCGGTTTTGCCCCGGCAGGTCTGGATCTGGAAAGCGCCTGCGCTCTCTTTGCCAAGGCGGAGCGCCCGATTGCGATTGCCGGCGTCGATGCGGTCAACGAAGGCGTCGGTGCCGAGATCACCGCCTTCTGCAAGCGGTTCGGCGTGCCCCTGGTGACCAGCTACAAGGGCAAGGGCCTTCTGGACGAGCGCCACGACCTGGCGCTGGGCGGCGCCGGTCTTTCGCCCAAGGCGGACGGCCACCTGTTGCCGCTGATCAACAAGAGCGACTGCATTCTGCTTCTCGGCTACGACCCGATCGAGATGCGCATCAACTGGCGCAATCCATGGGGAGCGGATGCCCCGGTCATCGAGATCACGCCGGTCCTGCGCACCCACGGCATGCATGCCGCCCGCTTTATACTTCGAAGCCATGTCGCCCCGGCGCTGGAAAAACTGTCGGAAAGCCGTCCGGCGGATGCCGCGTCCTGGGCAGGTGGTGAGCCGGCCGCCACGAAACAGGCCCTGGCAGACACCTTCGCGCCCGAGCCGGACGGCTGGGGACCGGCAACGGCGTTCCATACTCTGCGCACCGTCATGCCCGACGACACGGTGGCGACCGCCGACAGCGGCGCGCACCGCATTCTGGTCAGCCAGATCTGGCAGTGTGTTGCCGCGCGCGGCATGCTGCAGTCGTCGGCGCTCTGCACAATGGGCTGCGCGCTGCCGCTCGCCATGGGGCACAAGGTGGTGGACGGCAAGGTACCGGTTCTGGTCTTTGTCGGCGATGCCGGGCTTGAAATGTGCCTCGGCGAACTCTCCACCCTGCGCGACCTGAAGATCCCGGTGATCGTCTGCGTGCTGGTCGACAGTTCCCTGTCCCTGATCGAGCTGAAACAGCGCTCCAGTCAGCGGCCCAATGTCGGCGTCGATTTCGGTGAAACCGACTTTCCCGCCGTCGCCCGCGCCTATGGCGGCCATGGGGTCTGGATCGTGAATAAGGCCGACCTGGAACGGGAAGCGGCTGACGCCCTTCAGCGCGAGACCTTCACCATCCTCGCCTGCCGCATCCCCGCCCGTGCCTATGACGGCAAGTTCTGA
- a CDS encoding CaiB/BaiF CoA-transferase family protein yields MSSTLPSGALSGLVVLDLSRILAGPTCTQILGDLGAEVIKIERPGRGDDTRGWGPPFLKDEAGRETHESAYYLSSNRNKASVAIDLASAEGQKLIVDLAKKADILVENFKVGDLKRRGLDYDSLKVVNPGLIYCSISGFGQTGPYAHRAGYDFLIQGMGGIMSLTGFPDDEGGTETKAGVGIADVMCGMYATVSILAALNHRHETGEGQYIDISLLDAQVSWLINQGVAYLVSGEVPGRLGNGHPTIVPYETFPASDRSFILAVGNDSQFRKFCIVAGASDLAEDPRFAKNADRVRNRKELVPIIRRLTIERSANEWIEILEREGVPCGPVNDLAQVFADPQILARNMKITMDHPQGGTVDLIGSPINLSKTPVAYEKAPPMLGADTETVLSSHLGLSREELKKLAEQGIVQLASAEDEKR; encoded by the coding sequence TTGAGTTCCACTTTACCTTCCGGCGCCCTGTCCGGCCTCGTCGTCCTCGACCTGTCCCGTATCCTGGCGGGCCCGACCTGTACCCAGATCCTGGGCGATCTTGGAGCCGAGGTCATCAAAATCGAACGGCCCGGCCGCGGAGACGATACCCGCGGCTGGGGACCACCCTTTCTCAAGGACGAGGCGGGCCGCGAGACTCATGAGAGCGCCTACTACCTGTCCTCCAACCGCAACAAGGCCTCCGTTGCCATCGATCTTGCCAGTGCCGAAGGGCAGAAGCTGATCGTCGATTTGGCGAAGAAGGCGGACATCCTGGTGGAGAATTTCAAGGTCGGCGACCTGAAACGACGCGGGCTCGATTACGACAGTCTCAAAGTCGTCAATCCGGGCCTGATCTATTGCTCCATTTCCGGCTTTGGCCAGACCGGGCCTTACGCCCACCGCGCCGGCTACGATTTCCTGATCCAGGGCATGGGCGGGATTATGTCGCTCACCGGCTTTCCCGACGACGAAGGCGGCACGGAGACCAAGGCAGGTGTCGGCATCGCCGACGTCATGTGCGGCATGTATGCGACCGTCTCCATCCTGGCGGCTCTCAATCATCGCCACGAGACCGGAGAAGGCCAGTATATCGACATCTCCCTGCTCGATGCCCAGGTCTCCTGGCTGATCAACCAGGGCGTCGCCTATCTGGTGTCCGGCGAGGTGCCGGGCCGTCTCGGCAACGGCCACCCGACCATCGTGCCTTACGAGACCTTTCCGGCAAGCGACCGGTCCTTCATCCTCGCCGTCGGTAATGACAGCCAGTTCCGGAAATTCTGCATCGTCGCGGGCGCAAGCGATCTTGCCGAGGATCCGCGGTTCGCGAAGAACGCCGACCGGGTGCGAAACCGCAAGGAGCTGGTGCCGATCATCCGCCGGCTGACCATCGAGAGGTCTGCAAACGAGTGGATCGAAATTCTGGAGCGCGAAGGCGTCCCCTGTGGTCCGGTCAACGATCTGGCTCAGGTCTTCGCCGATCCGCAGATCCTGGCCCGAAATATGAAGATCACCATGGACCATCCGCAAGGCGGCACCGTCGATCTGATCGGTTCGCCGATCAACCTGTCGAAGACCCCGGTCGCCTATGAGAAGGCTCCGCCCATGCTTGGCGCCGACACGGAAACGGTGCTGTCCAGCCATCTGGGTCTGTCCCGCGAAGAGCTTAAAAAACTCGCCGAACAGGGTATCGTGCAGCTGGCGAGCGCAGAGGACGAGAAACGATGA
- a CDS encoding polyhydroxybutyrate depolymerase, translated as MRFLLWGAGGLFAAFISVAAAFGQTAFDQTALDHTTCGGETACTLEGGEYYVHTPKGLNASQPKGAIFFLHGHRGKAVNEIHNKSFLNMADKLGVAFIAVQGLEGTWSFPTAPRHLRDEYAFFDRVLADVSKRFGVRRDRTMLAGFSSGAFMTWYLACDDADRFSGYAPIAGAFWKPLPESCKTKEPYLFHVHGTSDKVVPLAGRALGGGRWIQGDVYKSFDVWLHQASVSEGSARHYTSGNLQCERWSPKGGVLELCLHDGGHSVRAEWIKRAWMELAKVRGWPDYATPTVHAHCQDPDDKLTDAEQQKAC; from the coding sequence GTGAGGTTCTTGCTGTGGGGTGCCGGTGGGCTATTTGCCGCCTTTATCAGCGTGGCTGCCGCCTTCGGCCAGACTGCCTTCGATCAGACCGCCCTTGACCATACGACCTGCGGCGGTGAAACCGCCTGTACGCTGGAGGGGGGCGAGTATTATGTCCACACCCCGAAGGGTCTGAATGCGTCGCAGCCCAAGGGCGCAATCTTCTTTTTGCACGGCCATCGCGGAAAGGCCGTTAATGAAATCCACAACAAGTCCTTCCTCAACATGGCGGACAAACTCGGTGTGGCCTTCATCGCGGTTCAAGGACTGGAAGGCACGTGGTCGTTTCCGACCGCGCCACGGCATTTGCGCGATGAGTACGCATTTTTCGACCGTGTCCTTGCGGATGTGTCGAAGCGCTTCGGTGTCAGGCGTGACAGGACCATGCTTGCCGGATTTTCTTCCGGCGCCTTCATGACCTGGTACCTGGCCTGCGACGACGCGGACCGGTTTTCCGGATATGCACCGATCGCCGGCGCCTTCTGGAAGCCCCTTCCCGAAAGCTGCAAGACCAAAGAGCCCTATCTCTTCCATGTGCATGGCACGTCGGACAAGGTCGTTCCTCTCGCGGGTAGGGCGCTTGGGGGTGGGCGATGGATTCAGGGCGACGTCTACAAAAGTTTTGATGTCTGGCTGCATCAGGCCAGCGTCTCGGAGGGCAGCGCCCGCCACTACACCTCAGGCAACCTGCAATGCGAGCGCTGGTCGCCGAAAGGCGGCGTGCTTGAACTGTGCCTTCATGACGGCGGTCACAGCGTCCGGGCGGAATGGATCAAGCGAGCCTGGATGGAACTCGCCAAGGTCAGGGGCTGGCCGGACTATGCCACCCCCACGGTCCATGCCCATTGTCAGGATCCTGACGACAAGTTGACTGACGCGGAGCAGCAGAAAGCGTGTTGA